The genome window TACCTGGCGGAAAACGATGCCGATGGCGTGCGCATCGTGCGCGAAATCGTCAGCCTGTTGCCGTGGGACGAGCGCCGGGGGCTTACGCCAAAACGGCCTTATACCGAACCGCTGCACCCCATCGAGGAGCTGTTGGGGCTGGTGCCCGATGATCCGAAAAAACCCTATGACGTGCGCGAAATCCTCGCGCGCCTGGCGGACGGTTCCACCTTCCTCGAATTCAAGGGTGAGTTCGATGCGCACACGGTCTGCGGCCATTTGCACATCCAGGGCCGCGCTGTCGGCGTGATCGGCAATAACGGCCCCATCACGCCCAAGGGCGCCAGCAAGGCCGCGCAATTTATCCAACTGTGCGACCAGAGCCGCACGCCGCTGCTGTTCCTGCACAACACCACCGGGTTCATGGTGGGCACGGAGTCGGAGCAACAAGGCGTGATCAAGCACGGCGCGAAAATGATCCAGGCCGTGGCGAATGCCCGCGTGCCGAAACTGACCGTGGTGGTGGGCGGCTCCTACGGCGCCGGCAACTACGCGATGTGCGGCCGAGGCATGGACCCACGGTTTATCTTCGCCTGGCCCAACAGCCGCACGGCGGTGATGGGCGGTGCGCAGGCGGGCAAAGTGCTGCGCATCGTCACCGAGGCCAAGCAACTCAAAGACGGTTTGGTGCCCGACCCCAAGGTGCTGGACATGCTGGAGCAGGTGACTGCGCAGAAACTCGACAGCCAGTCCACGGCACTGTATGGCAGCGCCAACCTGTGGGACGACGGGCTGATTGACCCACGGGATACCCGCACGCTGCTGGGGTTTCTGCTGGACCTCTGCCATGAGGCCGAGGTGCGGCAGTTGCAGCCCAACAGCTTCGGTGTGGCGCGTTTCTAACAGGAGAACAAGAACAATGATCTTTACCCAGGAACATCAGGAACTGCGCCGTACCGTCCGCGCCTTCGTCGACCGCGAGATCAACCCGCACGTGGACGAATGGGAAAAAGCCGGACGCTTCCCTATCCACGAGATCTTCCGCAAGGCTGGCGACCTCGGCTTGCTGGGCATTTGCAAGCCGGAAAAATTCGGCGGCATGGGCCTGGACTACAGCTACTCCATCGTCGCCGCCGAAGAGTTCGGCACCATTCGTTGCGGTGGCATCCCCATGTCCATCGGCGTGCAGACCGACATGTGCACCCCCGCCCTCGCCCGCTTCGGCTCCGATGCGTTACGCGACGAATTCCTGCGCCCGGCCATCAGCGGCGAGCAAGTGGGCTGCATCGGCGTCTCGGAAACCGGCGCCGGCTCCGACGTGGCCGGGCTGAAAACCCATGCGCGCAAAGACGGCGGCGACTACGTGATCAACGGCAGCAAAATGTGGATCACCAACTCGCCCAGCGCCGATTTTATTTGCCTGCTGGCTAACACCTCCGACGACAAGCCGCACATGAACAAGTCGCTGATCATGGTGCCGATGAACACGCCGGGGATCAGTGTCAGCCCGCCCCTGGAAAAGCTCGGCATGCACAGCTCCGAAACCGCCCAGGTGTTCTTCGATGGCGTGCGCGTCCCGCAGCGCAACCGCATCGGCCACGAAGGCGCGGGGTTCATGATGCAAATGCTGCAGTTCCAGGAAGAACGCCTGTTTGGCGCCGCCAACATGATCAAGGGCCTGGAATACTGCATCGACAGCACCATCGACTACTGCAAGGAACGGCAGACCTTCGGCAAGGCCCTGATCGACAACCAGGTGATTCATTTTCGCCTGGCTGAATTAGCCACCGAAATCGAATGCCTGCGCGCACTCGTCTACCAGGCCACCGAGCAATACATCAAAGGCCAGGACGTGACCCGCCTGGCGTCGATGGCCAAGCTCAAGGCCGGGCGCCTGGGCCGTGAAGTCAGCGACAGCTGCCTGCAATACTGGGGCGGCATGGGCTTTATGTGGGACAACCCGGTAGCCCGTGCGTATCGCGACGTGCGCCTGGTGTCGATTGGCGGCGGCGCCGACGAAATCATGCTGGGCATCATCTGCAAACTGATGGGCACCCTGCCCGGGAAAAAAGCATGAACACCCTGCTGCTCGAACCGCATAACGGCGTGCTGCACATCACCCTCAACCGCCCGGCCAATCGCAATGCGATGAGCCTGGAAATGGTCAATGAACTGCGTGCGGTACTGGCGCAATTGGACAGCCAGGTGCGTGCGCTGGTGATCAGCGGTGCGGACGGGCACTTCTGCGCAGGGGCGGATGTGAAGGACATGGTCAACGCGGGCGGCAAGGCGCAACTGCAGGCGCTGAACCGCGCGTTCGGCACATTGCTGCAGGAGGTGGAAGCGGTGCCGCAAGTGGTGATTGTGGTGTTGCAAGGTGCGGTGCTCGGCGGTGGGTTTGGGCTGGCCTGTGTCAGTGATATTGCGCTGGCCGACCATCAGGCGCAGTTCGGCTTGCCGGAAACCAGCCTGGGCTTGTTGCCGGCGCAGATCGCGCCCTTTGTGGTCAAGCGTATCGGCCTGACCCAGGCGCGACGGCTGGCACTGACCGCGGCGCGGTTCGACGGGGTTGAAGCCCATCGGTTGGGGGTGGTGCATTTTGTGGAGGCCGACCCTCAGGCCCTGGCGGAACGCTTGGACGATGTGTTGGGGCACGTGCTGCAGTGCGCGCCGGGGGCGAATGGCCGGACCAAAGCGCTGTTGCTGGCCAGCGCAGAGCAACCCATCGGACCGCTACTGGATCAGGCTGCCGAGTGGTTTGCCGAGGCGGTGACGGGTGTAGAAGGAATAGAGGGCACCCAGGCTTTTGTGCAGAAGCGTAAGCCGGGGTGGTCCCGATGACGCCTTCGCGAGCAAGCCTGCTCCCACCTTTGGATGGCATTTCAAAGGTGGGAGCAGGCTTGCTCGCGAAGAAGCCAGAATAAACACCCGATTACCCAGGGATAATCCAATGCCCCATTTCAGCAAAATCCTGATCGCCAACCGCGGTGAAATCGCTTGCCGTATCCAGCGCACGGCCCACGCCTTGGGCTACCGCACCGTTGCCGTCTACAGTGACGCCGACACCCAGGCCCTGCATGTCCAAATGGCTGACGAAGCGGTGAATATCGGCCCCGCTCCGGTCAATCAGTCTTACCTGAACATCCCGGCCATCCTCGAGGCTGCGCGTAAAACCGGGGCCGACGCCGTGCACCCTGGCTACGGCTTCCTCTCCGAAAATGCCCAATTCGCCAACGCCTGCTCAGACGCCGGGCTGACATTTATTGGCCCAAGCGCTGAGGCCATCGAACTGATGGGCAGCAAACGCCTGTCCAAACTCGCCATGCTCGACGCCGGCGTCCCCTGCATCGCCGGCTACCAGGGCGACCGACAAGACGACGCCACCTTGCAGCAGGAAGCCAACCGCATCGGCTACCCGCTGATGATCAAAGCCAGCGCCGGCGGCGGCGGGCGCGGCATGCGCCTGGTGCACGACAGCACTCAATTGCTGGAGCAACTGCGCACCGCACGCTCTGAATCCCTGAACGCCTTCGGCAGCGACGAACTGATCCTTGAACAAGCCCTGCTCGACCCGCGCCACGTGGAAATCCAACTGTTCGGCGACAGTCATGGCCACCTCATCTACTTGGGCGAACGCGACTGTTCGATTCAGCGCCGCCACCAAAAAGTCATCGAAGAGGCGCCCTGCCCGGTGATGACACCCCAGTTGCGCCAGGCCATGGGCGAAGCGGCGCTGAAGGCCGGGCGCGCCGTCAATTACGTGGGGGCCGGCACCGTGGAGTTCCTGCTCGACCGCACGGGCCACTTCTATTTCCTGGAAATGAACACCCGCCTGCAAGTGGAGCACCCGGTCACCGAACAGGTCACGGGCCTGGACCTGGTGGACTGGCAACTGAAAGTTGCCGCCGGTGAGCCGCTGCCATTGACACAGGCCGACGTGACCCTGACCGGCCATGCGATGGAAGTGCGCCTGTACGCCGAGGACCCGGCCCAGGGCTTTCTGCCGCAAACCGGCAATGTGCTGCGCTGGGAACCCGGCGCCGGTGTGCGAATTGACCATGGCGTACTGGAAGGCCAACGCATCAGCCCGTTCTATGACGCGATGCTGGGCAAATTCATCGCCCATGGGGCCACTCGCGAAGAAGCCCGACGCAAACTGCTGCGGGCGGTGGAGGACACTGTCCTGCTGGGCCTGACCACCAATCAGCAACTGCTGGTGGACCTGCTCAAGCAACCCGAGTTTATCGCCGGCGATTTCAGCACCGGTTTTATCGCCGAGCATTTCAATGCAATTCACCGCCAGCCGGCGACGCATGAGCAGGTCGCCCTGGCGG of Pseudomonas fluorescens contains these proteins:
- the atuC gene encoding geranyl-CoA carboxylase subunit beta, whose product is MPLIETQIDSHSPQFAQNREAMLAAIAQLRQLEHNLLSKAQEAKPKFDKRGQLLPRERLNLLLDPGAPFLELASLAGYKLHDDKDGSAAGGGLIAGIGYVSGVRVLVVANNSAIKGGTISPAGLKKSLRLQQIAMENKLPVVTLAESGGANLNYAAEIFVEGARSFANQARMSAMGLPQITVVHGSATAGGAYQPGLSDYVVVVRGKAKLFLAGPPLLKAATGEVATDEELGGAEMHAQTAGTAEYLAENDADGVRIVREIVSLLPWDERRGLTPKRPYTEPLHPIEELLGLVPDDPKKPYDVREILARLADGSTFLEFKGEFDAHTVCGHLHIQGRAVGVIGNNGPITPKGASKAAQFIQLCDQSRTPLLFLHNTTGFMVGTESEQQGVIKHGAKMIQAVANARVPKLTVVVGGSYGAGNYAMCGRGMDPRFIFAWPNSRTAVMGGAQAGKVLRIVTEAKQLKDGLVPDPKVLDMLEQVTAQKLDSQSTALYGSANLWDDGLIDPRDTRTLLGFLLDLCHEAEVRQLQPNSFGVARF
- the atuD gene encoding citronellyl-CoA dehydrogenase — its product is MIFTQEHQELRRTVRAFVDREINPHVDEWEKAGRFPIHEIFRKAGDLGLLGICKPEKFGGMGLDYSYSIVAAEEFGTIRCGGIPMSIGVQTDMCTPALARFGSDALRDEFLRPAISGEQVGCIGVSETGAGSDVAGLKTHARKDGGDYVINGSKMWITNSPSADFICLLANTSDDKPHMNKSLIMVPMNTPGISVSPPLEKLGMHSSETAQVFFDGVRVPQRNRIGHEGAGFMMQMLQFQEERLFGAANMIKGLEYCIDSTIDYCKERQTFGKALIDNQVIHFRLAELATEIECLRALVYQATEQYIKGQDVTRLASMAKLKAGRLGREVSDSCLQYWGGMGFMWDNPVARAYRDVRLVSIGGGADEIMLGIICKLMGTLPGKKA
- a CDS encoding enoyl-CoA hydratase/isomerase family protein, which codes for MNTLLLEPHNGVLHITLNRPANRNAMSLEMVNELRAVLAQLDSQVRALVISGADGHFCAGADVKDMVNAGGKAQLQALNRAFGTLLQEVEAVPQVVIVVLQGAVLGGGFGLACVSDIALADHQAQFGLPETSLGLLPAQIAPFVVKRIGLTQARRLALTAARFDGVEAHRLGVVHFVEADPQALAERLDDVLGHVLQCAPGANGRTKALLLASAEQPIGPLLDQAAEWFAEAVTGVEGIEGTQAFVQKRKPGWSR
- a CDS encoding acetyl/propionyl/methylcrotonyl-CoA carboxylase subunit alpha, encoding MPHFSKILIANRGEIACRIQRTAHALGYRTVAVYSDADTQALHVQMADEAVNIGPAPVNQSYLNIPAILEAARKTGADAVHPGYGFLSENAQFANACSDAGLTFIGPSAEAIELMGSKRLSKLAMLDAGVPCIAGYQGDRQDDATLQQEANRIGYPLMIKASAGGGGRGMRLVHDSTQLLEQLRTARSESLNAFGSDELILEQALLDPRHVEIQLFGDSHGHLIYLGERDCSIQRRHQKVIEEAPCPVMTPQLRQAMGEAALKAGRAVNYVGAGTVEFLLDRTGHFYFLEMNTRLQVEHPVTEQVTGLDLVDWQLKVAAGEPLPLTQADVTLTGHAMEVRLYAEDPAQGFLPQTGNVLRWEPGAGVRIDHGVLEGQRISPFYDAMLGKFIAHGATREEARRKLLRAVEDTVLLGLTTNQQLLVDLLKQPEFIAGDFSTGFIAEHFNAIHRQPATHEQVALAAALFYQANANTHRQDLSGWRNNASVPWTYRLDINDEVRDITVSVLENHRLQANGIDISHLSTDGRWATLVINGVRRRMAYHLDDTQLWLPGLKVINRTQQVASRQADASTGIVKAPMDGAIVDIRVCVGEAVTKGQLLLVLEAMKMEHPLTAGIAGVIKGVQVVAGDQVRNRQVLLEIE